In Daphnia pulex isolate KAP4 chromosome 7, ASM2113471v1, one genomic interval encodes:
- the LOC124198646 gene encoding ferritin heavy chain-like — protein MKSVIANFLFVLVAVVACARSAAAAKCSDHLLSMKADDFSEEDGGRYDHTACSASFSNFYKYTPQFQGLITEHISQSFIYSIMSSHFETDYENRLGFSKYLDGLSDNMWQQAISLIKYAGKRGTGVAPIDSSSGLSINNLSAGIKPWTEVEALALALDHHQMLALKVHQLHGSVKDAAFGDFLENQFVSEHVSRIRELSGHLTNLVPMVQEEVSKDLALYLFDQSLA, from the exons ATGAAGTCCGTCATTGCCAATTTCCTGTTTGTCCTGGTGGCCGTTGTGGCCTGCGCCCGttcggccgccgccgccaaaTGCTCCGACCACCTTCTCTCCATGAAGGCCGACGATTTCAGCGAAGAAGATGGCGGCAGATACg ATCACACGGCTTGCTCGGCTTCCTTCAGCAACTTCTACAAGTACACACCGCAATTCCAAGGATTGATCACCGAACACATTTCCCAGAGCTTCATCTATTCCATCATG TCGAGCCATTTCGAGACCGACTACGAGAACCGATTGGGATTCAGCAAGTACTTGGACGGTCTGTCCGATAACATGTGGCAGCAGGCCATCAGCTTGATCAAGTACGCCGGCAAGCGAGGAACGGGCGTGGCTCCCATCGACTCCAGCTCCGGCCTCTCCATCAACAAC CTGAGCGCTGGCATCAAACCCTGGACCGAAGTGGAAGCTCTGGCGCTGGCCCTCGACCATCACCAAATGCTGGCCCTTAAAGTGCACCAATTGCACGGGTCCGTCAAGGACGCCGCC TTTGGCGATTTCTTGGAAAACCAGTTCGTATCGGAACACGTCAGCCGGATCCGAGAGTTGTCTG GGCATCTCACCAACCTGGTGCCCATGGTCCAAGAGGAAGTCAGCAAAGATTTGGCTCTTTACCTATTCGATCAGTCGCTCGCTTAA
- the LOC124198647 gene encoding ferritin subunit-like, whose amino-acid sequence MKLVYTVASAFLVVLIAQSAYASEKLSAQDYAYNSTCLNHLRSHIKRELQAAVTYLAMGAWANHYSVQRPGLANFFFDSASEEREHGLKLLGYLRMRGHNDLDILPSSLEPLNGKYEWENSLSALRQALKMEKDVTESIKKIIDYCADAEDHQLADYLTGDFMEEQLKGQRNVAGLANTLQGVLRKQPRLGEWIFDNNLSKSMAV is encoded by the exons ATGAAGCTCGTCTACACAGTTGCCTCCGCTTTCTTGGTGGTTTTGATTGCCCAATCGGCTTacg CTTCTGAAAAGCTGTCGGCCCAGGACTATGCCTACAATTCCACTTGTCTCAACCACCTCCGCAGTCACATCAAGCGTGAACTCCAAGCCGCCGTGACTTACCTGGCCATG GGTGCCTGGGCCAACCATTATTCCGTTCAACGCCCAGGTTTggccaatttcttcttcgacagCGCTTCCGAAGAGCGTGAGCACGGCCTGAAGCTCCTGGGCTACCTCCGTATGCGCGGACACAACGACCTGGACATCCTGCCGTCTTCTTTG GAGCCGCTCAACGGCAAATACGAATGGGAGAACTCACTGTCGGCCCTGCGCCAAGCGTTGAAGATGGAGAAAGACGTCACCGAGTCCATCAAGAAGATAATCGACTATTGTGCCGACGCTGAGGACCATCAA TTGGCTGACTACTTGACTGGCGACTTTATGGAAGAGCAACTCAAGGGACAACGAAACGTCGCCGGACTCGCTAACACCCTGCAGGGCGTGCTCAGGAAGCAGCCGAGACTTGGCGAATGGATCTTTGACAACAACTTGTCCAAATCAATGGCCGTTTGA